The genomic window CCCCGACATGCCTCCGGATCGGCAGCGCGAGGTCGCGCGCGCCGTCGGCATCGGGGCGGTGAAATATGCGGACCTGAGCCAGAACCCCCAGAGCCTCGTCACCTTCACCTGGGACAAGGCGCTCGCAATGGACGGCAACTCCGCCCCGTACCTGCAGTATGCCTGTGCCCGCATTTCCAGCGTATTGGACAAGTACGCCGAACGGCATGATCGCGCGGCACTCGACCGCGCACCGGTGATGTTCACGGATCCAATCGAGCGGCGTCTCGCCACGCTGATTGTGAGGTTCGGCGAGGTGGTGATCGACGCCGCGTCGGCATGCCGCCCCAACCTTCTGGCTGACCACCTCTACGAGCTGGCACAGACCTACAGCCGCTTCTACCAGACGTTGCCGTTCCTACGCGCTCCAGAGGGCGTGCGGGAGAGCCGCGTGAAGATCGGCGTCGCGGTCGCCGGCGCGCTTCGGACCGGCTTAAATCTGCTCGGCATCGAAACACCCTCCCGCATCTGATCAGCTCGGCAGGCCCCCCTCTCCCGCCCGCAGCGGGGCGCCACACGAAACGGCGGAAGCGGCAATGGGAGAGTGAGTCCCCCTCAGAGGTCCGCCTCGCACTCGGCCATCTTCCGCTCGTAAAAGTCCCGCATCAAAAGGCCCCGATCGTAAAGTTCCTGAATTTCCCGGATTCTCTGCTGAACCTGAGCACGTGTGAACCGGCTTTTCACCGCGGCGCGGCTGGCCTCGATCTCGGCCGCGGAGAGCGCCCGATCATAGATCCTCAACTCATCCATCACGCCGTTCCAGGAACGGTTGGTCTCCGCCGCGCCGGGAGCAGAACGGTTCATCCCGAAAATCCAAGGAGGCGGTGTCGCTGGGAGCGGAGCACCCCACTCGACCGAGTTCGTCTGCGCCACCGCGTCAATCCACGCCCGAACCCTCTGACCATCGGCGACCAGCGCGAAGTGATGCCAGCGCTTGTCGTCCACCGAAACGTCTCCGATCGCCTCCGCGCCGCCGACGCGCCAGCGCAGCCGCCCATGTCGGTTGGAGTCCGCTGGATCGGCAATCACCTGGACGACCAGTCCGGTCGTCGCGTCGCGTTCCAGCAGCGTGCGCGGAGCGTCGCCGACCCGCACGATGCGGAACCACATCGTCAAGCTCCATTGGGGACCGGAAACGATCGGATTGCTGACCGCAAGGAACGAGCCGGTGTCCAGAAACTCACAGGCGCCGTTCACACGGCCGATCGAGGTCCAGCGCACCTCGACCGCGCGCGCGCGAAACTTGTTCGTGGTGGTGTCGTAGGTCCAACCGCCCCCATCCGCGCTGTCCAGCGGCATGTACAGCACCAGGCCGTTCGTCGGCGGTGACTCCTGCGCGACCACCGAGCCTACGAGCGCGAGGCTCAATGCCCATGCGTGACGCCAGCCACGGTTTGCGTTCATCGCCTTGGTTCCCCGTGGCGCCCACTCTACCACCGGCCGCCAGCCGACACCAAGCGGGACATCCCATGAAGCACGGTGCACCGCCGCTGTCCAATCCGGCTCCAGGTATGGAAGAAGTGGCAGGTTGCGCGGTCCCGCGCATCCCTTGGAGGTCAAACATGGCGACGCGGCAGACGAGGACGAACCATGGGTGGTCAGCCGTGGTGCTGGCCAGTGTGATCGGCGGCTGGGCGCAGACCGCAACGGAACGGGCGGTCCCCGGCATCGAGGTGACCGCGACGAGGACGCCGGCAGAACTGGTGGCCACACCTGCCAGCGTGGTGCGGTTGGACGCAAACGCGCTGACCTTCGAGCGCGGCGCGCGGTCCCTGCCCGAAGCAATGGCGGCGGTCCCATCGGTTCTGCCGCAGCGCACCGCGAACGGTCAGGGATCACCGTTTCTGCGCGGCTTCACCGGTTTCCGCACGCTGTTGCTGGTGGACGGAATCCGGTTGAACCACGCCGCGATGCGCGAGGGGCCGAACCAGTACTGGGCGACGGTGGACATGCTCTCGCTGCGCTCGATCGAAGCGGTGCTGGGGCCGGGCTCTGTGCTGTACGGCAGCGACGCGATCGGTGGCACCGTGCAGGCGTTCACCCCCGATCCGCCTGACGCCGCCGGCACCATGAATGGCCGGCTCCTCTACCGCGCCGCGTCGGCCGAGCGCTCGCAAATGGCGCGCGCCGAAGCCGCCGCCCGACCGGACGAGACCGTCGGGTTTCACGTCGGGCTCTCATTGAAAGATATCGGCGACATCGAGGGCGGGCGCTCGGTGGGTCGCCAACCCCACACCGGCTATGACGAGTGGGCGGCGGATGGAAAACTTGTACTGCGGCTCAGCGATCAGGCGGATCTCACCGTGGGACATCAGAGCGTCCGTCAGGACGACGTCTGGCGGACCCACCGAACCATCTACGGCATCACGTGGAAGGGCCTTCAGCGTGGCACCGACCAGTATCTTTTTTACGATCAGGCGCGGGACCTGACCTGGGCACGGCTCTCCTTGCGCGATGTGGCACCCGCGCTGACCCGCTTGACCGCCACTGTCTATCGTCAGTGGCACGGCGAGGACGAATACCGCATGAAGGAGGACGGCGCACGCACGCGTCAAGGCTTCGACGTCGTCGGCTGGGGTGGCGGGCTGCAGCTCGAAACGGAAACGGACGCCTTCCGGTGGGTCTATGGCGTGGACGTCTCGCGCGACTTGGTGGACACCTACAGCCACAAGCTGGCCGCGGACGGCTCGGTGAAGTCACGATCGATTCAGGGACCGATCGCGGATGACGCGACCTACGATCTCTTCGGCGTCTACGTGCAGCCAGTGCTGGGCGGCGAGAAGGCCGGCTGGATGGTCGTGCCCGGTGCGCGCTACTCCCACGTGCGGCTGGAGGCCGAGCGGGTCGCCCACCCGCTCACCGGCGAGCGCTTCGAAATGGAGCACGACTGGAACTCGCTGATCGGATCGGTCCACGGTTCGCTTTCGTTCGACGACGACCGCCGGGGATGGCTTTTTGCGGGCGTCGCGCAGGGGTTCCGCGCGCCAAACCTGTCGGACATGAGCCGCTTTGACATCGCACGCAGCGGCGAACAGGAGGTACCGGTGGAGAACCTCGACCCCGAGCGCTATGTGTCGGCCGAAATCGGGGCCCGCTGGCACGACGACCGGCTGCGCGGGCAGGTGGTCGCATATCGCACATGGATGGACGCGATGATTGTCCGCGCGCCGACCGGCCGGGTGGTCGGAGACGGACTTCTGGAGGTCACCAAGAAAAACGCCGGCGATGGCTGGATCCATGGGGTCGAAGCGATCGGCGAATGGGAGTTTGTGGAGGACTGGTCAGTACGCGCGCTGGGCGCGTGGATGGACGGCGAAGTGGAGTCGTACCCGACCTCCGAACCCCGGCAGGTTCGTGAACCGGTCAGCCGGTTGTTGCCGCCGACCGGAGAACTGGCGTTACGGTATGGCCCCGGCCGCTGGTGGGTCGAGGCGGCGGTCCGCGGATCCGCGAAAGCTGATCAGCTTGCCGCGTCTGACCGTCGCGACACGCAACGCATTCCGCCGGGCGGCACCCCCGCCTGGCTTGTCGGCAGTGTGCGTGCGGGTGCCACCCTCTGGCGCGACGTTCGAGCCGCGGTGGGCGTTGAGAACATTACCGACGAGGACTATCGAATTCACGGTTCCGGCGTCAATGAGCCGGGCCGGAACTTCGTGCTCACGCTCGACGCCCGCTTCTGAGCCTCGCCGCGGCCCGCCTGTCGCGGGCCGATACCGTTTCGACGTCCCGGCCACCGGCTCACCTCCCGCCGCTGGC from Kiritimatiellia bacterium includes these protein-coding regions:
- a CDS encoding TonB-dependent receptor encodes the protein MATRQTRTNHGWSAVVLASVIGGWAQTATERAVPGIEVTATRTPAELVATPASVVRLDANALTFERGARSLPEAMAAVPSVLPQRTANGQGSPFLRGFTGFRTLLLVDGIRLNHAAMREGPNQYWATVDMLSLRSIEAVLGPGSVLYGSDAIGGTVQAFTPDPPDAAGTMNGRLLYRAASAERSQMARAEAAARPDETVGFHVGLSLKDIGDIEGGRSVGRQPHTGYDEWAADGKLVLRLSDQADLTVGHQSVRQDDVWRTHRTIYGITWKGLQRGTDQYLFYDQARDLTWARLSLRDVAPALTRLTATVYRQWHGEDEYRMKEDGARTRQGFDVVGWGGGLQLETETDAFRWVYGVDVSRDLVDTYSHKLAADGSVKSRSIQGPIADDATYDLFGVYVQPVLGGEKAGWMVVPGARYSHVRLEAERVAHPLTGERFEMEHDWNSLIGSVHGSLSFDDDRRGWLFAGVAQGFRAPNLSDMSRFDIARSGEQEVPVENLDPERYVSAEIGARWHDDRLRGQVVAYRTWMDAMIVRAPTGRVVGDGLLEVTKKNAGDGWIHGVEAIGEWEFVEDWSVRALGAWMDGEVESYPTSEPRQVREPVSRLLPPTGELALRYGPGRWWVEAAVRGSAKADQLAASDRRDTQRIPPGGTPAWLVGSVRAGATLWRDVRAAVGVENITDEDYRIHGSGVNEPGRNFVLTLDARF
- a CDS encoding LamG domain-containing protein; translation: MNANRGWRHAWALSLALVGSVVAQESPPTNGLVLYMPLDSADGGGWTYDTTTNKFRARAVEVRWTSIGRVNGACEFLDTGSFLAVSNPIVSGPQWSLTMWFRIVRVGDAPRTLLERDATTGLVVQVIADPADSNRHGRLRWRVGGAEAIGDVSVDDKRWHHFALVADGQRVRAWIDAVAQTNSVEWGAPLPATPPPWIFGMNRSAPGAAETNRSWNGVMDELRIYDRALSAAEIEASRAAVKSRFTRAQVQQRIREIQELYDRGLLMRDFYERKMAECEADL